The following are from one region of the Vibrio parahaemolyticus genome:
- a CDS encoding ExbD/TolR family protein, translated as MIKVPQDNNRNGLTPDLTPLLDIIFIVMVFLMLTAAVKLDSLDVALPSTDSQAVAEVDKQSITVNILKDEPYWAINGQTYIDWENFTLALLEESKSTDKPIVIGAEKTANIQSLVQLLGFLQENGIQATQLLTEESP; from the coding sequence ATGATCAAAGTACCACAGGACAATAACCGCAACGGCTTAACACCAGATTTAACACCGCTGTTAGACATCATTTTTATTGTGATGGTTTTCTTGATGCTTACCGCCGCAGTCAAACTCGACTCATTAGATGTCGCGCTGCCAAGCACCGACTCGCAGGCCGTTGCAGAGGTCGATAAGCAGTCGATTACCGTTAATATCCTCAAGGATGAGCCTTATTGGGCGATCAACGGACAAACGTACATCGATTGGGAAAACTTCACTCTCGCGCTGTTAGAAGAGAGTAAATCAACCGATAAACCTATTGTGATCGGTGCAGAAAAAACAGCTAATATTCAATCACTTGTTCAGCTTCTTGGCTTTTTGCAAGAAAACGGAATTCAGGCGACTCAATTGCTCACTGAAGAGTCGCCATAA
- a CDS encoding MotA/TolQ/ExbB proton channel family protein, producing the protein MEQLQELQTQFGLMTWPLIICSALTVMIIAERLFQVFISLGVGKSAIRQHLASLDPTNSRDIEALADELSGKRPLLYRGVAMLLAHHSFAKSLREDAAGMWLQEKRHQLHSGLRLLTLIGVISPLIGLLGTVLGLIEMFKGIAVSTGNITPNDLADGLGLAMRTTAAGLIIALPAISGAQIIGLWADRVLAKLEHTLNYVNLWLEGISLQHVSPEKTKTTASITKTAEAKAS; encoded by the coding sequence ATGGAACAACTACAAGAATTACAAACTCAGTTCGGTCTTATGACATGGCCTTTGATCATTTGCTCGGCACTCACCGTCATGATCATTGCGGAACGACTCTTCCAAGTATTCATCAGTCTTGGCGTTGGCAAAAGTGCCATTCGTCAACATTTGGCTAGTCTGGACCCAACGAACAGCCGAGATATTGAAGCGCTGGCCGATGAGTTGTCGGGAAAGCGTCCCCTACTTTATCGCGGTGTAGCAATGCTATTGGCTCACCACTCATTCGCTAAATCGCTGCGTGAAGACGCGGCTGGCATGTGGCTGCAAGAAAAGCGTCATCAACTGCATTCTGGTCTTCGCCTTCTGACGTTGATCGGCGTAATCAGCCCGCTAATTGGTCTTCTCGGCACAGTATTGGGATTGATTGAGATGTTTAAAGGCATCGCGGTTTCAACTGGGAACATCACACCTAACGATTTGGCTGACGGCTTGGGTTTAGCCATGCGCACAACGGCCGCTGGCTTGATCATCGCCCTACCCGCTATTTCTGGCGCACAAATCATCGGTTTGTGGGCTGACCGCGTACTCGCCAAACTTGAGCATACTCTCAACTACGTGAATTTGTGGCTTGAAGGCATTTCCCTGCAGCACGTGTCTCCAGAAAAAACAAAAACAACGGCAAGTATCACCAAAACGGCTGAGGCGAAAGCTTCATGA